Proteins from a genomic interval of Medicago truncatula cultivar Jemalong A17 chromosome 3, MtrunA17r5.0-ANR, whole genome shotgun sequence:
- the LOC11419132 gene encoding protein ENHANCED PSEUDOMONAS SUSCEPTIBILITY 1 translates to MAAFQVLSTHTIKSPNSSDQKIDLTPWDLRYLLIAPTKKGLLYHHPLVPNQIQHLKHSLSSTLAFFPPLAGRLEITDHKDNTVSCSVTCNNAGALFVHAAAENTCVGDILGCTYVPPIVDSFFPLTRVKNYEGTSQPLLAVQVTELVDGFFIGFTFNHAVVDGESTWLFINSWAKISRGCCNQVSKLITLERWFPSGIQHPIRFPFTIEPQKNDSDDNEKFNPSERLFHFTKEKIAQLKLKANMEIGTNKISSLQSLFTHLWRSVIRSKQFDPHEEVYYMVAIGARSRFVPPLPEDYFGNAVEVCRVTMKAGELLEDGGLGKGAWAIHKMISLQSNEELKNHYVSWLENPNIVRFFTAAGKNTLASSNSPWFDVYGNDFGWGEPVAVRSGNKISGMITVFAGKEEGSMDFQVCLPHKILEAMGNDHDFMDVVSN, encoded by the coding sequence ATGGCTGCATTCCAAGTCCTCTCTACCCATACAATCAAGTCACCAAATTCAAGTGatcaaaaaattgatttaactCCATGGGATCTCCGGTACCTACTAATTGCACCCACCAAAAAGGGTCTTCTTTATCACCATCCTCTAGTGCCAAACCAAATTCAACATCTGAAACACTCTCTATCTTCTACCCTTGCCTTTTTCCCACCACTTGCAGGCCGTCTAGAAATAACAGATCACAAGGACAACACCGTTTCATGTTCCGTCACATGCAACAATGCAGGCGCGCTCTTTGTCCATGCTGCGGCAGAGAACACTTGTGTAGGTGACATACTTGGATGCACCTACGTTCCTCCCATCGTCGATTCATTTTTTCCATTAACCAGAGTTAAAAATTACGAAGGCACATCACAACCATTGTTAGCTGTGCAAGTGACAGAGTTAGTTGACGGCTTCTTCATTGGTTTTACATTTAACCATGCGGTTGTTGACGGAGAGTCCACATGGCTTTTCATTAATTCATGGGCGAAAATCTCGCGTGGTTGTTGCAATCAAGTATCCAAACTCATAACGCTAGAACGTTGGTTTCCAAGTGGTATTCAACATCCCATACGATTTCCTTTTACTATAGAGCCACAAAAGAATGACTCTGATGATAACGAAAAGTTCAATCCATCAGAGAGGTTATTCCATTTCACAAAGGAGAAAATCGCTCAACTGAAATTGAAAGCCAACATGGAGATTGGTACCAACAAAATATCATCCCTCCAATCACTTTTTACACATCTTTGGCGCTCTGTGATCCGTTCCAAACAATTTGACCCACACGAAGAAGTTTATTATATGGTCGCGATAGGAGCTAGATCAAGGTTTGTTCCACCATTGCCTGAAGATTATTTTGGAAATGCTGTTGAAGTTTGTAGGGTTACAATGAAAGCGGGAGAGTTGTTGGAAGATGGTGGGCTTGGTAAAGGTGCTTGGGCGATACACAAAATGATTTCTTTGCAGTCaaatgaagagttgaagaatCACTACGTGTCTTGGTTGGAAAATCCAAACATCGTTAGATTTTTTACCGCGGCCGGTAAAAATACATTAGCCAGTAGCAATTCCCCGTGGTTTGATGTTTATGGTAATGATTTTGGATGGGGAGAACCTGTGGCAGTTCGCAGTGGAAATAAAATAAGTGGAATGATTACTGTATTTGCTGGAAAAGAAGAAGGTAGCATGGACTTTCAAGTGTGTCTTCCTCACAAGATTTTGGAGGCAATGGGAAATGACCATGACTTCATGGATGTTGTGTCTAATTAG